A single window of Physeter macrocephalus isolate SW-GA unplaced genomic scaffold, ASM283717v5 random_1611, whole genome shotgun sequence DNA harbors:
- the FBXO2 gene encoding F-box only protein 2, with translation MDGDGDPESVGQPEEASPEGPQEEAGAEEASGGEERPEDEGEEEEEEEEAAYVHELPEPLLLRVLAELPAAQLVQACRLVCLRWKELVDGSPLWLLKCQQEGLVPEGGPEDERDHWQQFYFLSKRRRNLLRNPCGEEDLEGWCDVEHGGDGWRVEELPGDCGVEFIHDESVKKYFASSFEWCRKAQVIDLQAEGYWEELLDTTQPAIMVKDWYSGRRDAGCLYELTVKLLSEHEDVLAEFNSGQVAVPQDSDDGGWIEISHTFTDYGPGVRFVRFEHGGQDCVYWKGWFGARVTNSSVWVEP, from the exons AGAGCGTGGGCCAGCCGGAGGAGGCGAGCCCGGAGGGGCCGCAGGAGGAGGCCGGCGCCGAGGAGGCGAGCGGCGGGGAGGAGCGGCCCGAGGACgagggcgaggaggaggaggaggaggaggaggcggcgtaCGTGCACGAGCTGCCCGAGCCGCTGCTGCTTCGTGTGCTGGCCGAGCTGCCCGCCGCCCAGCTGGTGCAGGCCTGCCGCCTGGTGTGCCTGCGCTGGAAGGAGCTGGTCGACGGCTCTCCCCTGTGGCTGCTCAAGTGCCAGCAAGAGGGTCTGGTACCCGAGGGCGGCCCCGAGGATGAGCGCGACCACTGGCAGCAGTTCTACTTCCTGAGCAAGAGGCGGCGCAACCTGCTGCGCAACCCGTGCGGGGAAG AGGACTTGGAGGGCTGGTGCGACGTGGAGCACGGCGGGGACGGCTGGAGGGTGGAGGAGCTGCCCGGAGACTGCGGGGTGGAATTCATCCACGATGAGAGTGTCAAGAAGTACTTCGCCTCCTCCTTCGA GTGGTGTCGCAAAGCGCAGGTCATTGACCTGCAGGCTGAGGGTTACTGGGAGGAGCTGCTGGACACCACCCAGCCGGCCATCATGGTGAAGGACTG GTACTCGGGCCGCAGAGACGCCGGCTGCCTGTACGAGCTCACGGTGAAGCTGCTGTCGGAGCACGAGGACGTGCTGGCCGAGTTCAACAGCGGGCAGGTGGCAGTGCCACAGGACAGCGACGACGGTGGCTGGATTGAG ATCTCCCACACCTTCACCGACTATGGGCCGGGCGTCCGCTTCGTCCGCTTCGAGCACGGCGGACAGGACTGCGTCTACTGGAAGGGCTGGTTCGGGGCCCGGGTGACCAACAGCAGCGTGTGGGTGGAGCCCTGA